A stretch of DNA from Candidatus Schekmanbacteria bacterium:
ATCGATTCTTCTTATAGGTACTTTCGAATCACAGCCTGCCCCCTGAAAGGATGAGAAATCTTTTTCTCCTTTGATAAAATAGGATGCAGCCCTCATTGCATCGATGTCTAATCTATTGTGAATCTGCCAAGAATATCTTGAATAAAAGGGAGTTTTATAATCCCGATTCCATATAAAGTACTGGTAAATTTTACTCTTTGCGCTGTAGCGCGAATGAAATTTTTCATCAGCTATTTCCACCTGTTGAATAGCAATATCATCTGGTATTACAGCATTAAGTCCTCTTTTGATAGTAGTAATGTCGATTTCATCAGGAAAATGAAAATTTGCAACTTGTCCTCTTGCATGGACACCTGCATCAGTACGGGAAGCGCCGATTAATTTAACCTTTCTATGAAATATCTTATCTATGGCTTCAGTGATTATTCCTTCTATCGTTTTTACATTTGGTTGTATCTGCCATCCTGAATATCTTGTGCCGTCATACTGAATTTTCAGCTTATAATTGGGCATTTCTTGAAACCTCTAACTTTCATCTGAGTTCATATTATATAGATAGTCTATTATTCTTTTTTCAAACCTTTTTTTGTCAACTCCTAATTTGAAAAGTTTTTTCCCTTCTATCAGGACAACAGGCACCTCATTTCCGTATGCATCGAGTTTTTCTTTGTCATCGGTGATGTCAATAGCTTCAAGTTTGAAAGGGTAACGTCGTGAAATTTTTTCGATTATTTTTTTTGCATCATCACAAAGACAGCATTCTTTTTTTGAAAAGATTGTCACTTTTGGAAGTTTTTTGAAATCTATTCTACGGATACTTTTTCTATGTTTGCGTTTGAATTTATGCATCCAAGCCCATTGCTCGGGATAATTTAGGATTTCTTCCTCTATCGCTTCAAGAAAATTTGCAGTATTTAAATACAGAGCCAAGTCGCGGTTTTTCCCGTTTAGCGCTTTGAAACTTGGTTGAAATTTGACTTTGAATCTTTCATTGGGCAGGCGCATTGCATAACCGAAAATCACAGGTGCGCCAGTTCGCATAGCAAAAAGGGCAGGACCGGCAGGAGCGCTTGTTTCTGTATTTAAAAAAGGCACTGCTATCCCATTCTTTTTCGTGTAGTGGTCTATCAAAATTCCCAAAGCATGACAATTTGCAAGGGCTTTGAGTACTCCTTTCATTAATTCTCTTTCTTTTCCCGAGCGACGAATAATTACACTTGTGCCCGATGCATTTCTTATTCTTGTTATCATTTCGTTTATATAAGGGTTTGAGTATCTTTGTGCTAATACAGTTACGGGGTAGCCGAGTGTGGACATAGCCGCCTGAAACATTTCCCAGTTTCCTAAATGTCCTGTTATGACAACGAGCCCTTTACCCTCCTTCATAGCTTTGTCGAAATATTCAAGTCCCTCATATTCCACCAACTTCTGCACATCTTCCGGCTTCATTCTCTCAAGATGTATTGCTTCAAATACATTTCTTCCCATATTGATGAATGAGGATTTAGCAATTTTAATGGCTTGTGAATGACTTAATTCCGGTATAGCCCTAACTATGTTTTCAATAGCGGTATTTCTTGAATTTCTCATCATTTTGTATGCAGCCAATCCAATAAGAGCTCCTAAACGGCTTTTTATATTGAATTGAAGGGGATATATCAAACCTTTCAATAGTAAGACCAAGAG
This window harbors:
- the truA gene encoding tRNA pseudouridine(38-40) synthase TruA: MPNYKLKIQYDGTRYSGWQIQPNVKTIEGIITEAIDKIFHRKVKLIGASRTDAGVHARGQVANFHFPDEIDITTIKRGLNAVIPDDIAIQQVEIADEKFHSRYSAKSKIYQYFIWNRDYKTPFYSRYSWQIHNRLDIDAMRAASYFIKGEKDFSSFQGAGCDSKVPIRRIDFFDIKREEGFIKFTIEGSGFLKHMVRNIVGTLVEIGMGKMNPVEMIHILEARDRKKAGPTAPARGLVLVKVIY